A part of bacterium genomic DNA contains:
- a CDS encoding TfoX/Sxy family protein: MAYDQELAVRIRGILGNKKIRFEEKEMMGGACYLVKKKMCVGIIKDDLMVRLDPDMYAEALMRKGCREMNFTGKPMKGYVMVEPAGMKNDKELGSWIQLALDFNPKAKASKKKKKKPK; the protein is encoded by the coding sequence ATGGCATACGATCAGGAATTAGCCGTCCGCATTCGCGGAATACTCGGTAACAAAAAAATTCGTTTCGAAGAAAAAGAAATGATGGGCGGCGCATGTTATTTAGTAAAGAAGAAAATGTGCGTTGGCATTATCAAAGACGATCTTATGGTTCGTCTCGATCCCGATATGTACGCCGAAGCGCTGATGCGCAAAGGATGTAGGGAGATGAATTTTACCGGCAAACCGATGAAAGGGTATGTAATGGTGGAACCCGCAGGCATGAAGAACGACAAGGAACTCGGATCGTGGATACAACTTGCGCTGGATTTCAATCCGAAGGCCAAAGCGAGTAAGAAGAAAAAGAAAAAACCCAAGTAA
- a CDS encoding DinB family protein: MKFDLNQAIEILERTPKIMESMLSGLSDEWIMNNEGEGTWCPFDIIGHLIHGEKTDWVPRMEIILSDQTDKRFEPFDRFAQFQSSEGKNLLQLLVEFKTLRAANLEDLRSKRLTANDLQKTGVHPAFGAVTLGQLISTWAVHDLTHITQIARVMAKQYKDEVGPWVEYLRVLQS; this comes from the coding sequence ATGAAATTCGATCTGAACCAAGCTATTGAAATACTCGAGCGAACGCCGAAGATCATGGAATCCATGCTCTCAGGCCTTTCGGACGAATGGATCATGAACAATGAAGGCGAAGGCACCTGGTGTCCGTTTGACATCATCGGCCATCTCATTCACGGCGAAAAAACAGACTGGGTTCCACGAATGGAAATTATACTCTCCGATCAAACGGATAAGCGCTTCGAACCTTTTGACCGCTTCGCGCAATTCCAGTCCAGCGAAGGAAAGAACCTCTTACAGTTATTAGTGGAATTCAAAACGCTTCGGGCGGCAAATCTCGAGGACCTCCGGTCGAAGCGCTTGACCGCGAATGATCTCCAAAAAACAGGCGTTCATCCGGCATTCGGTGCGGTGACGCTCGGACAGCTGATTTCCACCTGGGCCGTGCACGACCTGACGCATATCACGCAGATCGCGCGGGTTATGGCGAAACAATATAAAGATGAGGTCGGCCCGTGGGTGGAATACCTGCGTGTGCTTCAGTCTTAG